In one window of Lewinella sp. 4G2 DNA:
- a CDS encoding RagB/SusD family nutrient uptake outer membrane protein, with protein sequence MKKLLKLGALAGLCALAWTCNEEEFLDTPPQGVLAETNLSARAGIDAALIAAYSRTDGWAQDWGTGGWSGMAANNWVFGSIPSDDTHKGSEPSDNVALQQVELYQWAPSIDDFQAKFLVSYDGIVRANQTIRLLAANTDIGDDDRNRLLGEATFLRGHYHSELYKVFKNIPYFDELEIDFRKPNDQDILPNIIKDLEDAAALLPATQNDIGRATSGAANAILGRLHMIDRNFAAAKTALDKVQGYELQDCYHDLFSVGGEDGSGMIFSSQASVNDGDPAGDNANFSMRLANPHGGSPIGCCGFHQPTQNLVNAYRVDEDGLPLRDNSFDTNPTPDELVDPRLDWIAGRDGIPFLNWGTHAPGWVRDRGYSSEYNTKKFNQADGFSSNVGWVANQLSPINVPIIRYADVILMLAEIDVENGDLEAARAKVNQIRERAGNCAQGADEVPVPIDDPSTVQSYAVGTYDDAWTDQDDAREAVRLERRLELAFEGHRLFDLRRYGQDYFINTMEDYFDVEEDRRPFLQARNEVQARHMLFPIPTQAIQLSLVDGEPTLRQNPGY encoded by the coding sequence ATGAAGAAATTACTAAAACTTGGCGCCCTGGCCGGCCTGTGTGCACTGGCCTGGACGTGTAACGAGGAAGAATTCCTCGATACTCCACCGCAGGGCGTACTTGCGGAAACTAACCTGAGCGCTCGCGCGGGAATTGATGCAGCCCTGATCGCTGCTTACTCTCGTACGGACGGTTGGGCACAAGACTGGGGAACTGGAGGTTGGTCCGGCATGGCTGCCAACAATTGGGTCTTTGGATCCATCCCCTCGGATGATACCCACAAGGGTAGCGAACCTTCGGATAACGTTGCATTGCAGCAGGTAGAACTCTACCAATGGGCCCCCTCCATCGATGACTTTCAGGCGAAGTTCCTCGTATCCTACGACGGAATCGTGCGAGCCAACCAAACTATTCGTCTGCTGGCTGCCAACACCGATATTGGTGATGATGACCGGAACCGCCTCCTCGGTGAAGCTACCTTCCTACGTGGCCATTACCATTCTGAACTCTACAAGGTTTTCAAGAACATCCCCTACTTTGACGAACTGGAAATTGACTTCCGTAAGCCGAACGATCAGGATATTCTGCCGAACATCATTAAGGATCTGGAAGATGCTGCCGCACTACTTCCAGCAACTCAGAATGACATCGGTCGCGCTACCAGCGGTGCTGCGAACGCCATCCTTGGGCGTCTGCACATGATCGATCGCAACTTTGCTGCCGCTAAAACGGCACTGGACAAAGTACAGGGCTACGAGCTACAGGATTGTTACCACGACCTCTTCTCCGTTGGTGGTGAAGATGGTTCCGGAATGATCTTCTCTAGCCAGGCTTCCGTAAACGACGGTGACCCCGCGGGTGACAATGCCAACTTCTCTATGCGTTTGGCTAACCCACACGGTGGATCTCCGATCGGCTGTTGTGGTTTCCACCAGCCTACCCAGAACCTTGTGAACGCTTACCGCGTCGATGAAGATGGTCTCCCACTTCGTGACAACAGCTTTGACACCAATCCTACCCCCGATGAGTTGGTAGATCCCCGTCTTGACTGGATCGCTGGTCGTGACGGAATCCCCTTCCTAAACTGGGGTACGCACGCTCCGGGTTGGGTACGTGACCGTGGTTACTCTTCCGAGTACAACACGAAGAAGTTCAACCAGGCTGACGGATTCTCTTCCAATGTAGGCTGGGTAGCGAATCAGTTGAGCCCAATTAACGTACCAATTATCCGCTACGCTGATGTCATCCTTATGCTCGCTGAGATCGACGTTGAGAACGGCGACCTGGAAGCTGCCCGTGCAAAAGTGAATCAAATTCGTGAGCGCGCCGGCAATTGTGCTCAAGGCGCCGATGAAGTCCCCGTACCGATTGATGATCCTAGCACCGTGCAATCCTACGCCGTGGGTACGTACGATGATGCATGGACCGATCAGGATGATGCCCGCGAAGCGGTACGTCTCGAGCGCCGTCTCGAACTTGCTTTCGAAGGCCACCGTCTGTTTGACCTCCGCCGCTACGGACAGGACTACTTCATCAATACGATGGAGGACTACTTTGACGTAGAGGAGGACCGCCGCCCCTTCCTGCAGGCTCGCAACGAAGTGCAGGCCCGCCACATGCTTTTCCCGATCCCTACTCAGGCTATTCAGCTGAGTTTGGTCGACGGAGAGCCTACGCTCCGCCAGAACCCAGGTTACTAG
- a CDS encoding PQQ-binding-like beta-propeller repeat protein, translating into MSYPSSLGIHICGWLLIVCCSACAFEADDWSVEIPAIGSSSSPVAVDLNDDGHLDIVMGGAAKEFTSLENAVLAIDGRDGHLLWQVPGHNQIVGSAILQDITNDGIQDVFIGGRSAMFKAIDGQSGAVLWEFLPYDATLDYVNDTTLLNFFTPQWVDDQDEDGYDDLLSAYGGFVKARPGDTLRPAGYLMVLSGKTGQVIAKAMVTDGKETYVSPLIHDFGNGPEVIYGTGGEDISGNLYRVSLNDVLSEDLSSSNIVARGGTKGMIAPPLLTDVNMDGTTDIVVASVDGRVIAVDGRTNQRIWETGPEGDFDTYVMPAPGYFYGDDDTPDFFASFGRGAWPDTEFTVHTLIDGKTGTIVFQDTLGSFQYASPVVADFTNDGRPDVLLSINDILVDSTAYGSNNLRRNQLYVFPNGQGPPRLANASELGTNLGSTPLLTDLDHDGKLDLITVNMADPLEFYSFKNIRITRRELNLPADRISFGEYMGTNRKGYFQ; encoded by the coding sequence ATGAGCTACCCTAGTTCTTTAGGTATTCACATTTGTGGTTGGCTACTCATCGTATGTTGCAGTGCCTGCGCCTTCGAAGCTGACGATTGGTCAGTAGAGATTCCCGCCATCGGCTCGTCTTCGTCTCCGGTAGCAGTCGACTTAAATGATGACGGGCATCTCGACATCGTGATGGGTGGGGCGGCGAAAGAATTTACCAGCTTGGAAAATGCCGTGCTCGCTATTGACGGACGGGACGGCCACTTACTCTGGCAAGTACCGGGTCACAATCAGATCGTAGGTTCCGCCATATTGCAGGACATTACGAACGACGGTATACAGGACGTATTCATCGGAGGGCGCTCGGCAATGTTCAAGGCAATTGATGGCCAATCAGGTGCGGTACTATGGGAATTCCTGCCCTACGACGCTACGTTGGATTACGTCAACGACACTACCCTACTCAATTTTTTCACCCCGCAGTGGGTAGATGATCAGGATGAGGACGGGTACGACGATCTACTTTCCGCATACGGAGGGTTTGTCAAAGCCAGGCCGGGTGACACCTTAAGGCCAGCAGGATACCTGATGGTTTTAAGTGGGAAAACTGGCCAGGTAATTGCCAAGGCCATGGTCACGGATGGCAAGGAAACCTACGTTTCTCCGTTGATACATGACTTCGGTAATGGCCCCGAAGTCATCTACGGTACGGGTGGAGAGGACATCAGTGGCAACCTTTACCGAGTTAGCCTTAACGACGTATTATCTGAAGACCTTAGCTCATCAAACATAGTGGCAAGGGGCGGCACTAAAGGAATGATTGCCCCACCGCTGCTGACCGATGTCAACATGGACGGAACGACGGATATCGTTGTTGCCTCGGTGGATGGCCGCGTCATTGCCGTCGACGGGCGTACCAACCAGAGAATTTGGGAAACGGGCCCAGAAGGGGATTTCGACACCTACGTCATGCCCGCACCGGGGTACTTCTACGGTGACGACGATACGCCCGATTTTTTCGCCAGCTTCGGCCGCGGTGCGTGGCCGGATACGGAGTTCACCGTTCATACGCTGATTGACGGAAAGACTGGTACCATTGTGTTTCAGGACACCCTCGGCAGTTTCCAGTATGCCTCACCGGTGGTGGCAGACTTTACGAATGATGGCCGGCCGGACGTCTTGCTCAGCATTAATGACATCCTGGTGGACTCCACCGCGTACGGGAGTAATAACTTAAGAAGGAACCAACTCTACGTCTTTCCTAATGGGCAGGGGCCTCCCCGACTAGCCAACGCCTCTGAATTGGGCACCAACTTAGGCTCCACTCCATTGCTGACCGATCTCGACCACGACGGGAAGCTCGACCTAATCACCGTGAATATGGCTGACCCGCTCGAATTTTACTCCTTCAAAAACATCCGGATCACCCGCCGAGAGTTGAACCTGCCGGCTGATCGCATCAGCTTCGGGGAGTACATGGGCACTAATCGCAAAGGTTACTTCCAATAA
- a CDS encoding VCBS repeat-containing protein produces the protein MKSLFLLAGLTALLLSLAYCTSTEPTSTEAQLAEIHCGNCHATPTPDLLTKEIWISKVMPLMGAYLGVYEVHDRDFYLKDELERPYLETVFPADPAIPDSTWRALKNYFIEGAPNALPLPEEVPTVYAQNRFTIREITDPAVTPAPSLSTCVSAQTEEGFALATLFREGKSLVRNFDGRGRVTNTDTLSSAVSQLPSAFGDAHLMMGSLVPSDVPSGTLSGQSSREDSLRRPLAYATLDLNLDGVIDTAIAEYGNRLGALSLLTAGEKLTLSPTPGAIRLRVADLNQDGHDDLVALFAQGDERIEVYYAGDGFRRAKRLVRFPPSYGSSDLEIIDVDGDGDLDFIHTAGDNYDYRPIPKPYHGVRIFSNEAGAFTETYFYHLHGAYGVEAADFDQDGDVDLAAIAYFVPPLNRAIKGFVYLEQTKDLIFRASGFEKPVDQHFIVMDKGDVDGDGDLDLVIGNFAAYLPDGFPDLRRPADRKPAAIVLTNTLK, from the coding sequence ATGAAGAGCCTATTCTTACTTGCCGGACTGACGGCTTTGCTACTGTCACTAGCATACTGTACGTCAACCGAACCGACTTCAACGGAGGCGCAATTGGCCGAAATCCACTGCGGTAATTGCCACGCCACCCCTACTCCCGATTTGCTCACAAAGGAGATTTGGATCTCCAAAGTCATGCCACTGATGGGAGCCTACCTGGGTGTTTACGAAGTACACGATCGGGACTTTTACTTAAAGGATGAGTTGGAGCGTCCTTACCTGGAAACGGTCTTCCCGGCTGATCCCGCTATCCCGGATAGCACTTGGAGGGCCTTGAAAAATTACTTCATCGAGGGGGCGCCGAACGCCCTTCCGCTTCCCGAGGAGGTACCAACCGTTTACGCCCAGAATCGCTTCACCATTAGGGAGATCACGGACCCGGCGGTTACCCCGGCCCCATCGCTTAGCACCTGCGTCAGCGCCCAAACTGAGGAAGGGTTTGCCTTAGCAACGCTATTTCGAGAGGGTAAGAGCCTAGTGAGAAATTTCGACGGGCGGGGTCGCGTAACGAATACAGATACCCTCAGCAGCGCCGTATCTCAGTTGCCCAGTGCGTTTGGTGATGCTCACCTGATGATGGGAAGCCTCGTTCCGTCCGATGTGCCATCCGGCACCTTATCGGGGCAGTCGAGCAGAGAAGACAGTCTCCGAAGACCACTCGCATACGCTACCCTGGATCTCAATTTGGATGGGGTTATCGATACCGCCATTGCGGAATACGGCAACCGTCTGGGTGCGCTTAGTTTGCTTACGGCGGGCGAAAAGCTTACGCTTTCACCGACGCCCGGTGCAATTCGGTTGCGCGTAGCTGATCTAAATCAAGACGGACACGATGATCTTGTAGCGCTGTTTGCACAGGGGGATGAACGGATAGAAGTCTACTACGCAGGTGATGGCTTTCGACGAGCTAAACGCCTGGTCCGCTTCCCTCCAAGCTACGGCTCTTCCGATCTGGAAATAATCGACGTAGATGGTGATGGTGATCTGGATTTCATACACACCGCCGGTGATAATTATGATTACCGCCCGATCCCAAAACCCTATCATGGCGTGCGGATTTTTTCCAACGAAGCGGGTGCTTTCACCGAAACCTACTTCTACCACCTGCACGGTGCCTACGGCGTGGAAGCGGCTGATTTTGATCAGGACGGAGACGTCGATCTGGCGGCCATTGCTTACTTCGTGCCACCTCTGAACCGCGCCATCAAGGGCTTCGTGTACCTCGAGCAGACTAAAGATTTGATCTTTCGAGCAAGCGGTTTTGAGAAGCCGGTAGATCAACACTTCATCGTGATGGACAAAGGTGACGTAGATGGAGACGGCGACCTGGATCTTGTCATTGGGAACTTCGCTGCCTACCTTCCGGACGGCTTCCCCGATCTCCGCCGGCCCGCCGATCGTAAGCCAGCCGCCATCGTGCTGACGAACACCCTAAAATGA